The following nucleotide sequence is from Candidatus Jordarchaeales archaeon.
AGGTCGACCTTGTTTCCAACGAGGATTAAAGGTATGTTACCACAGTAGCGTTTCACCTGCGCCACCCAGTCTTCAACGTTTCTAAACGACTCAGGGTTGGTCACGTCGAAGACTACTAGTGCGCCTTGCCCTCCTTTAAAGTAGTTTGGAAGCAGAGGCTTAAACTTCTCCTGCCCACCAGTGTCCCATATTGTTAGCTTCACGGAGAGGCCGTCTATGTACACTATTTTCGAGTAGAAGTTGACCCCTAATGTCGGCATATAGTTCTCTTTGAAAGAGCCTGTCGTGAACCTGAGCGTGAGACTGGTCTTACCCACCCCTCCATCGCCAACGACGAGGACTTTGAAGTGGTAATTTGGAAGCACTCAACAGTCCTCCTCCTTTTTCGGCGCAGTCATTAAACAATAGAACTCGGTAAAACTTAAAAATTAAGCGATGACGGCGCCTTCGACAGGTGGCTGGCAGGGGATATAAAAGAGCGGATAAGCATGAGGATCTTCCC
It contains:
- a CDS encoding GTP-binding protein, which encodes MLPNYHFKVLVVGDGGVGKTSLTLRFTTGSFKENYMPTLGVNFYSKIVYIDGLSVKLTIWDTGGQEKFKPLLPNYFKGGQGALVVFDVTNPESFRNVEDWVAQVKRYCGNIPLILVGNKVDLSPQRKVSFEDGARLASKLNIPYFESSAKTGTCVEDVFTSLASLIVKNLAQKITK